One genomic window of Capricornis sumatraensis isolate serow.1 unplaced genomic scaffold, serow.2 scaffold102, whole genome shotgun sequence includes the following:
- the LOC138072524 gene encoding RNA polymerase II subunit A C-terminal domain phosphatase SSU72 like protein 3-like: MPSSPLRVAVVCMSNVNRSMEAHRVLRKNGFHVRSFGAGSHVRLPGGPRKPPVLYDFSTPYKKMHSDLSSKDQKHYQRNGVLRILRRNERIKPGPERFQECPDPFDIIFTCGQRAYNRVVADLCARDQETWQPVPVVNVDVDDTLEAASLGASIICELCQGLQQADDTQSRLAELLQAAEEKTGRSFLHTVCFY; the protein is encoded by the coding sequence atgccctcctccccgcTCAGGGTGGCCGTGGTCTGCATGAGCAATGTCAACAGGAGCATGGAAGCCCACCGCGTCCTCAGGAAGAACGGGTTCCATGTCAGGTCTTTTGGAGCCGGATCCCACGTGAGGCTCCCAGGAGGGCCACGCAAGCCACCCGTGCTCTACGACTTCTCCACGCCCTATAAGAAGATGCACAGCGACCTCTCCTCTAAAGACCAAAAGCACTACCAAAGGAATGGAGTCTTACGCATCctgagaagaaatgagagaatcAAGCCTGGCCCAGAAAGGTTTCAAGAGTGCCCAGATCCCTTTGACATCATCTTCACCTGTGGGCAGAGGGCCTATAACCGGGTGGTGGCCGACCTGTGCGCCAGGGACCAGGAGACCTGGCAGCCTGTGCCGGTCGTCAACGTGGACGTAGACGACACCCTGGAGGCAGCCAGCCTTGGAGCCTCGATCATCTGTGAGCTCTGCCAGGGTCTCCAGCAGGCAGACGACACGCAAAGTCGTCTGGCCGAACTGCTCCAGGCGGCCGAGGAGAAAACAGGAAGGAGCTTTCTGCACACGGTCTGCTTCTACTGA